One Streptomyces sp. ML-6 genomic region harbors:
- a CDS encoding PDR/VanB family oxidoreductase produces MPFPLPRPRTVVLAAGAALLAKRALRRRIQGSPLWPLPALEEPVSGRSERRSTAARRVLVTERTTPAEGVVQLRLEGSSLPAWRPGAHLDLVLPSGLVRQYSLCGDPAEPDTYTVATRLVEDGRGGSREVHAHLHEGVEVEIHAPRNRFPLVEAPAYLFVVGGIGITPVLPMLRALAAVGADWRLLYGGRSRASMPFLDEVEGLGAAGGRVTVVPEDEAGRPDTAAALADTAEGTAVYCCGPEPLMDAVAATLPPGRTLHLERFTAATASSAGSGPFEVELRRSGRTVRVAADQSVLAAVRAEVPYVSYSCEQGFCGTCQQRVLAGEIDHRDELLTDAERDGTMLICVSRCRGERLVLDL; encoded by the coding sequence ATGCCCTTCCCCCTGCCCCGCCCGCGCACCGTCGTTCTGGCCGCCGGCGCCGCGCTGCTGGCGAAGCGGGCCCTGCGCCGCCGCATCCAGGGCTCCCCGTTGTGGCCCCTGCCGGCCCTGGAGGAGCCGGTCTCGGGCCGCTCCGAACGGCGTTCCACAGCCGCCCGCCGGGTGCTGGTCACCGAGCGGACCACGCCCGCCGAGGGCGTCGTCCAACTGCGCCTGGAGGGCTCCTCGCTGCCCGCCTGGCGGCCCGGCGCGCACCTCGACCTCGTGCTGCCCTCCGGCCTGGTCCGGCAGTACTCCCTGTGCGGGGACCCGGCCGAGCCCGACACGTACACCGTCGCGACGCGGCTGGTCGAGGACGGCCGGGGCGGCTCCCGCGAGGTCCACGCGCACCTGCACGAGGGCGTGGAGGTGGAGATCCACGCCCCCCGCAACCGTTTCCCCCTCGTCGAGGCCCCCGCGTACCTCTTCGTCGTGGGCGGCATCGGCATCACCCCGGTCCTGCCGATGCTGCGGGCCCTGGCCGCCGTGGGCGCCGACTGGCGGCTGCTGTACGGCGGCCGGTCGCGCGCCTCGATGCCGTTCCTGGACGAGGTCGAGGGGCTCGGCGCGGCGGGCGGCCGGGTGACGGTCGTGCCCGAGGACGAGGCGGGCCGCCCGGACACCGCCGCGGCCCTGGCGGACACGGCGGAGGGCACGGCGGTCTACTGCTGCGGCCCCGAGCCGCTGATGGACGCGGTCGCCGCCACCCTCCCGCCCGGCCGGACCCTGCACCTGGAGCGCTTCACGGCGGCGACCGCCTCGTCGGCCGGTTCCGGTCCCTTCGAGGTCGAGCTGCGCCGCTCCGGCCGCACGGTGCGGGTGGCGGCGGACCAGTCGGTGCTGGCGGCGGTGCGCGCGGAGGTGCCGTACGTCTCGTACTCCTGCGAGCAGGGCTTCTGCGGGACGTGCCAACAACGCGTCCTGGCGGGCGAGATCGACCACCGCGACGAGCTCCTGACGGACGCGGAACGGGACGGCACGATGCTGATCTGCGTGTCGCGGTGCCGGGGCGAGCGGCTCGTGCTGGATCTGTAG
- a CDS encoding metal-dependent hydrolase translates to MSNTQPAPVASERTPLKARKVSFAWEKTPLHWVPGDPFTTHTINVLHLLLPAGERWFVHVYRQVLPYLHDERLRQDVIGFIGQEAVHSQAHDDVLPRLKELGLDPTPYTAQVDWFFEKLLGDRTLPPGRARTWWLMERVALIAAIEHYTAFLGDWVLNADELDRRGADPMMLDLLRWHGAEEVEHRSVAFEVFMHVDGGYRRRARTWATAFSALVFLWQRGIRFFMENDPTLPAGKGSFKEFYLGGRRGTLPATGDLLRSVPRYLSRGYHPSQEGSTAQALAYLAQSPAATAAEARTTGAG, encoded by the coding sequence ATGTCTAACACGCAGCCGGCGCCGGTCGCTTCGGAGCGGACGCCGCTCAAGGCCCGCAAGGTCTCCTTCGCCTGGGAGAAGACACCGCTGCACTGGGTGCCGGGCGATCCCTTCACCACGCACACCATCAACGTGCTCCACCTCCTGCTCCCCGCCGGGGAGCGCTGGTTCGTCCACGTGTACCGGCAGGTGCTGCCGTACCTCCACGACGAGCGGCTGCGTCAGGACGTGATCGGGTTCATCGGCCAGGAGGCCGTGCACTCCCAGGCGCACGACGACGTCCTGCCCCGGCTGAAGGAGCTCGGCCTCGACCCGACGCCGTACACCGCGCAGGTCGACTGGTTCTTCGAGAAACTGCTCGGCGACCGGACGCTGCCGCCGGGCAGGGCGCGCACGTGGTGGCTGATGGAGCGGGTGGCGCTGATCGCGGCGATCGAGCACTACACCGCCTTCCTCGGCGACTGGGTGCTGAACGCCGACGAGTTGGACCGGCGCGGCGCCGACCCGATGATGCTGGACCTGCTGCGCTGGCACGGCGCGGAGGAGGTCGAGCACCGCTCGGTCGCGTTCGAGGTGTTCATGCACGTCGACGGCGGCTACCGGCGACGGGCCCGCACCTGGGCGACGGCGTTCAGTGCGCTGGTCTTCCTCTGGCAGCGCGGCATCCGCTTCTTCATGGAGAACGACCCGACCCTGCCGGCCGGCAAGGGGTCGTTCAAGGAGTTCTACCTCGGCGGCAGGCGCGGCACCCTGCCCGCCACCGGTGATCTGCTGCGTTCCGTCCCCCGTTACCTGAGCCGCGGCTACCACCCCTCGCAGGAGGGCAGCACGGCCCAGGCCCTCGCCTACCTCGCCCAGTCGCCCGCGGCCACGGCCGCCGAGGCCCGTACGACGGGAGCCGGCTGA
- a CDS encoding BTAD domain-containing putative transcriptional regulator produces MSISLLGGFDIVVGEEPLTVPVGSKRLLAFIVLQYRAAVPRTLVAGNLWPEASEQGANTNLRSALSRLQDLGKQALNICPAELRLAREVTVDLFRARSLARRILDPQVPAEDLDLDVAAVDQLSADLLPGWYDEWVLPEAEQWRQLRLHALEALTGTFIGLKEFAWAVAAAHAAVQADPLRESSQASLIRAHLAEDNLSEALCDFERYERHLRDELGLRPTPRLCRLVSELRQ; encoded by the coding sequence GTGAGCATCTCTCTCCTCGGCGGTTTCGACATCGTGGTCGGTGAGGAACCGCTGACCGTACCGGTCGGCTCGAAGCGGCTGTTGGCGTTTATCGTGCTACAATACCGCGCTGCCGTCCCCCGGACCCTGGTCGCGGGGAACCTCTGGCCCGAGGCGTCCGAGCAGGGCGCGAACACGAACCTGCGCTCGGCGCTGTCACGCCTCCAGGACCTCGGGAAGCAGGCACTGAACATCTGCCCCGCCGAGCTGCGCCTCGCGCGGGAGGTCACGGTGGACCTGTTCCGGGCCCGGTCGTTGGCCCGGCGCATACTCGACCCCCAGGTCCCGGCCGAGGACCTCGACCTCGACGTGGCGGCCGTCGACCAGCTGTCCGCCGATCTGCTGCCCGGCTGGTACGACGAGTGGGTGCTCCCGGAGGCGGAGCAGTGGCGGCAGCTTCGACTGCATGCGCTCGAGGCCCTGACGGGGACCTTCATCGGCCTGAAGGAGTTCGCCTGGGCCGTGGCGGCCGCCCACGCGGCCGTGCAGGCGGACCCGCTGCGGGAGAGCAGTCAGGCCTCGCTGATCCGCGCCCACCTGGCGGAGGACAACCTGTCCGAGGCGCTGTGCGACTTCGAACGCTACGAGCGGCACCTCCGTGACGAGCTGGGACTCCGCCCCACACCGAGGCTGTGCCGGCTGGTGTCCGAACTGCGGCAGTAG
- the pulA gene encoding pullulanase-type alpha-1,6-glucosidase produces MSRTTRQALRRGVVAALCAALLPVVPAASASAAPRPPSPPSDAKLAREPARHDLTREQFYFVLPDRFADGDASNNRGGLTGSRTKTGYDPTDKGFYQGGDLKGLTDRLDYIKGLGTTAIWLAPIFKNRPVQGTGKDASAGYHGYWITDFTRVDPHFGTDADLSKLIDKAHAKGMKVFFDVITNHTADTVDHAEKAYGYRPKGAYPYLDRDGRPFDDAEGMAKVDADSFPYTPKNTGRKVPAWLNDPTMYHNRGDSTYAGESTTYGDFSGLDDLWTERPEVVSGMAKIYEKWVRDFDIDGFRVDTVKHVDLDFWTQWATALDAYAAKRGRDDFFMFGEVYSSDTAVTSPYVTRGRLDATLDFPFQEAARQYASQGAPAGKLAAVFGDDYRYTTDKANAYEQVTFLGNHDMGRIGTFLKQDNPKADDAELLDRARLANELMFLGRGNPVVYYGDEQGFTGAGGDKDARQTMFASKTADYLDDEQLGTGRTHASDAYDPEHPLYRNIAALSGLTRKHPALRDGVQTERYAEGPVYAFSRTDPAKPYEYLVAANNGTAPRTVELPTGTANTDFRTLYGGSDTVRSGADKKITVTVPALSSLVLRAQKAMGDPATKPSITLKAPAAGATGTVELSADVAGGQLNRVVFAAQTGNGKWVTLGSADHAPYKVTQHLGDEVRAGTPLRYKAVVVDRTGRTASASASTTAGQAPPEPKPVAVERDYAVVHYQRADGDYDGWKLRSGDTAADFTGRDAYGAFAWIKLEEGASTLPYTVEKDGTADGPQRTVELARTGEVWIEQGGDGQADKAPDGAYPPQDTTKAVLHYYRPGGDYDGWGLHTWTGAKNPTDWAKPLQPVKKDASGATFEVPLVDGATSLSYILHKGDEKDLPSDQSLDLATHGNEVWLLAGTSTPLLPQAGGVPTPDLTRAEAQWIDADTVVWKVKATEATSQQLVHAEKGGISVVDGALSDEGKWLRLTPSALTDAQKAKYPHLKDYPAFTVDARDRGRVREALRGQLIATQRAANGALLAATGVQTAGVLDDLYGKNAADAALGPVFDRKGRPTLSVWAPTARTVALELDGRTLPMRRDDRTGVWSATGTKGWTGRPYRYLVDVWAPTVQKFVTNKVTDPYSTALTTDSARSLVVDLTDPQLAPKGWSGLKKPAATPLRDAQIQELHIRDFSIADRTSKHPGEYLAFTDTRSDGMKHLKKLADSGTSYVHLLPAFDIGTIPEEKSGRTEPACDLSVYAPDSEEQQACVAKAAAKDGYNWGYDPLHYTVPEGSYASDPDGTRRTVEFRQMVQGLNGAGLRTVMDVVYNHTVAAGQDDKSVLDRIVPGYYQRLLADGTVATSTCCANTAPENTMMGKLVVDSVVTWAKQYKVDGFRFDLMGHHPKANILAVRKALDALTMAKDGVDGKRIVLYGEGWNFGEIADDARFVQATQKNMAGTGVATFSDRARDAVRGGGPFDEDPGVQGFASGLYTDPNTSPANGTKAEQKARLLHYQDLIKVGLTGNLADYTFTDSSGRTVKGSGVDYNGAPAGYAAAPGDALAYADAHDNESLYDTLAFKLPAGTSAADRARMQVLAMATATLSQGPALSQAGSDLLRSKSLDRNSYDSGDWFNALHWDCRDGNGFGRGLPPAADNADKWSHAKPLLADAALRPGCAQIDGASAAYRDLLTIRSTEPDFSLATTGQVQSALSFPLSGKDETPGVITMRLGKLVVVLNAAPGTTTQQVAELAGKPYALHPVQAKGADSTVRKSTYERNSGTFTVPGRTVAVFVLS; encoded by the coding sequence GTGTCCCGAACCACCCGACAGGCTCTGAGGCGGGGAGTCGTCGCCGCGCTGTGCGCGGCACTGCTGCCCGTCGTGCCGGCGGCCTCCGCGTCCGCCGCGCCCAGACCCCCGTCCCCGCCCTCGGACGCGAAACTCGCCCGCGAACCGGCCCGCCACGACCTGACGCGCGAGCAGTTCTACTTCGTCCTGCCCGACCGGTTCGCCGACGGCGACGCGTCCAACAACCGCGGCGGGCTCACCGGTTCGCGCACGAAGACCGGCTACGACCCCACGGACAAGGGGTTCTACCAGGGCGGCGACCTCAAGGGCCTGACCGACCGGCTCGACTACATCAAGGGCCTGGGCACCACCGCCATCTGGCTCGCCCCGATCTTCAAGAACCGCCCCGTCCAGGGCACCGGCAAGGACGCCTCGGCCGGCTACCACGGCTACTGGATCACCGACTTCACCCGGGTGGACCCGCACTTCGGTACCGACGCCGACCTGTCGAAGCTGATCGACAAGGCCCACGCCAAGGGCATGAAGGTCTTCTTCGACGTCATCACCAACCACACCGCGGACACCGTCGACCACGCCGAGAAGGCCTACGGCTACCGGCCCAAGGGCGCCTACCCGTACCTGGACCGGGACGGCCGCCCCTTCGACGACGCCGAGGGCATGGCGAAGGTGGACGCGGACTCGTTCCCGTACACCCCGAAGAACACCGGGCGAAAGGTCCCCGCCTGGCTCAACGACCCGACGATGTACCACAACCGGGGCGACTCCACCTACGCCGGCGAGTCCACCACGTACGGCGACTTCTCCGGCCTCGACGACCTGTGGACCGAACGCCCCGAGGTCGTCTCCGGCATGGCGAAGATCTACGAGAAGTGGGTCCGCGACTTCGACATCGACGGCTTCCGCGTCGACACCGTCAAACACGTCGACCTGGACTTCTGGACCCAGTGGGCCACCGCCCTCGACGCCTACGCGGCGAAGCGGGGCCGGGACGACTTCTTCATGTTCGGCGAGGTCTACTCCTCCGACACCGCCGTCACCTCGCCCTACGTCACCCGGGGCCGGCTCGACGCGACGCTCGACTTCCCGTTCCAGGAAGCGGCCCGCCAGTACGCCTCGCAGGGCGCCCCGGCCGGGAAGCTCGCCGCGGTGTTCGGCGACGACTACCGCTACACCACCGACAAGGCCAACGCCTACGAGCAGGTGACCTTCCTCGGCAACCACGACATGGGCCGCATCGGGACGTTCCTGAAGCAGGACAACCCGAAGGCCGACGACGCCGAACTCCTCGACCGGGCCCGCCTCGCCAACGAACTGATGTTCCTCGGCCGGGGCAACCCCGTCGTCTACTACGGCGACGAACAGGGCTTCACCGGCGCCGGCGGCGACAAGGACGCCCGCCAGACCATGTTCGCCTCGAAGACCGCCGACTACCTCGACGACGAGCAGCTGGGCACCGGCCGCACCCACGCCTCCGACGCGTACGACCCGGAGCACCCGCTGTACCGGAACATCGCCGCGCTCTCCGGACTCACCCGCAAGCACCCGGCCCTGCGCGACGGAGTCCAGACCGAGCGGTACGCCGAGGGCCCCGTGTACGCCTTCTCCCGCACGGACCCCGCGAAGCCGTACGAGTACCTCGTCGCCGCCAACAACGGCACCGCCCCGCGCACCGTCGAACTGCCCACCGGCACGGCGAACACGGACTTCCGCACCCTGTACGGCGGTTCGGACACCGTCCGCAGCGGCGCCGACAAGAAGATCACCGTCACCGTGCCCGCCCTGTCCAGCCTCGTGCTGCGCGCGCAGAAGGCGATGGGCGACCCGGCCACCAAGCCCTCGATCACCCTGAAGGCCCCGGCCGCCGGAGCCACCGGAACCGTCGAGCTGTCCGCCGACGTGGCCGGCGGACAGCTCAACCGCGTCGTGTTCGCCGCACAGACCGGCAACGGCAAGTGGGTCACGCTCGGCTCCGCCGACCACGCCCCGTACAAGGTCACCCAGCACCTCGGCGACGAGGTGCGGGCCGGCACACCCCTGCGCTACAAGGCGGTCGTCGTCGACCGCACCGGACGCACCGCGAGCGCGTCGGCCTCGACCACCGCCGGACAGGCACCCCCCGAGCCGAAGCCCGTGGCCGTCGAGCGCGATTACGCCGTCGTCCACTACCAGCGCGCCGACGGCGACTACGACGGCTGGAAGCTCCGCTCCGGCGACACCGCGGCCGACTTCACCGGCCGCGACGCCTACGGCGCGTTCGCCTGGATCAAGCTCGAAGAGGGCGCGTCCACCCTCCCGTACACCGTCGAGAAGGACGGCACCGCCGACGGGCCGCAGCGCACCGTCGAACTCGCCAGGACCGGAGAGGTCTGGATCGAGCAGGGCGGCGACGGCCAGGCCGACAAGGCCCCCGACGGCGCCTACCCGCCACAGGACACCACCAAGGCCGTCCTGCACTACTACCGGCCCGGCGGTGACTACGACGGCTGGGGCCTGCACACCTGGACCGGCGCGAAGAACCCCACCGACTGGGCGAAGCCGCTCCAGCCCGTCAAGAAGGACGCCTCCGGCGCCACCTTCGAGGTCCCGCTCGTGGACGGCGCCACCTCGCTCAGCTACATCCTGCACAAGGGCGACGAGAAGGACCTCCCCAGCGACCAGTCCCTTGACCTCGCCACCCACGGCAACGAGGTCTGGCTGCTCGCCGGAACCTCCACCCCCCTGCTGCCCCAGGCCGGCGGCGTGCCCACCCCCGACCTCACCAGGGCCGAGGCGCAGTGGATCGACGCCGACACCGTCGTGTGGAAGGTGAAGGCCACCGAGGCCACCAGCCAGCAGCTCGTCCACGCCGAGAAGGGCGGCATCTCCGTCGTCGACGGCGCCCTGAGCGACGAGGGCAAGTGGCTGCGGCTCACCCCGTCCGCGCTCACCGACGCGCAGAAGGCGAAGTACCCGCACCTCAAGGACTACCCCGCCTTCACCGTCGACGCCCGGGACCGGGGCCGCGTCCGCGAGGCCCTGCGCGGCCAGCTGATCGCCACCCAGCGCGCCGCCAACGGCGCCCTGCTCGCCGCCACCGGGGTGCAGACCGCCGGCGTCCTCGACGACCTGTACGGGAAGAACGCCGCCGACGCCGCGCTCGGCCCGGTCTTCGACCGCAAGGGCCGCCCCACCCTGTCCGTGTGGGCCCCCACCGCCCGCACCGTCGCCCTCGAACTCGACGGCCGCACCCTGCCGATGCGCCGCGACGACCGCACCGGCGTCTGGTCGGCCACCGGCACGAAGGGCTGGACCGGCAGGCCCTACCGCTACCTGGTGGACGTCTGGGCGCCCACCGTCCAGAAGTTCGTCACCAACAAGGTCACCGACCCCTACTCCACCGCCCTGACCACCGACTCCGCGCGCAGCCTCGTCGTCGACCTCACCGACCCGCAGCTCGCCCCGAAGGGCTGGTCCGGGCTGAAGAAGCCCGCTGCAACCCCGCTGCGCGACGCCCAGATCCAGGAACTGCACATCCGCGACTTCTCGATCGCGGACCGCACCTCGAAGCACCCCGGCGAATACCTCGCCTTCACCGACACCCGCTCCGACGGGATGAAGCACCTCAAGAAGCTCGCCGACTCCGGCACGAGCTACGTCCACCTGCTGCCCGCCTTCGACATCGGCACCATCCCCGAGGAGAAGTCCGGGCGCACCGAGCCCGCCTGCGACCTGTCCGTGTATGCCCCCGACTCCGAGGAGCAGCAGGCGTGCGTGGCGAAGGCCGCCGCGAAGGACGGGTACAACTGGGGCTACGACCCGCTGCACTACACCGTCCCGGAGGGCTCCTACGCCTCCGACCCCGACGGCACCCGGCGCACCGTCGAGTTCCGGCAGATGGTGCAGGGCCTGAACGGCGCGGGGCTGCGGACCGTCATGGACGTCGTCTACAACCACACCGTCGCCGCCGGCCAGGACGACAAGTCCGTCCTCGACCGGATCGTGCCCGGCTACTACCAGCGGCTCCTGGCGGACGGCACCGTCGCCACCTCCACCTGCTGCGCCAACACCGCGCCCGAGAACACCATGATGGGCAAGCTCGTCGTGGACTCCGTCGTCACCTGGGCCAAGCAGTACAAGGTCGACGGCTTCCGCTTCGACCTGATGGGCCACCACCCCAAGGCCAACATCCTCGCTGTCCGCAAGGCCCTCGACGCGCTGACCATGGCGAAGGACGGCGTCGACGGCAAGCGGATCGTCCTGTACGGGGAGGGCTGGAACTTCGGCGAGATCGCCGACGACGCCCGCTTCGTCCAGGCCACCCAGAAGAACATGGCCGGCACCGGCGTCGCCACCTTCTCCGACCGGGCCCGCGACGCGGTGCGCGGCGGCGGCCCGTTCGACGAGGACCCCGGCGTGCAGGGCTTCGCCAGCGGCCTCTACACCGACCCCAACACCTCGCCCGCCAACGGCACGAAGGCCGAACAGAAGGCCCGGCTGCTGCACTACCAGGACCTGATCAAGGTCGGGCTCACCGGCAACCTCGCCGACTACACCTTCACCGACTCCTCGGGCCGCACGGTCAAGGGCTCCGGGGTCGACTACAACGGCGCTCCCGCCGGATACGCCGCCGCCCCCGGCGACGCCCTCGCCTACGCGGACGCCCACGACAACGAGTCGCTGTACGACACGCTCGCCTTCAAGCTCCCGGCGGGCACGTCGGCGGCCGACCGGGCCCGCATGCAGGTCCTGGCGATGGCCACGGCCACCCTCTCCCAGGGACCGGCGCTCTCCCAGGCGGGCAGCGACCTGCTGCGCTCCAAGTCCCTGGACCGCAACTCCTACGACAGCGGCGACTGGTTCAACGCCCTGCACTGGGACTGCCGCGACGGCAACGGCTTCGGCCGCGGCCTGCCCCCGGCCGCCGACAACGCCGACAAGTGGTCCCACGCCAAGCCGCTGCTGGCCGACGCGGCGCTCCGGCCCGGCTGCGCGCAGATCGACGGCGCGTCCGCCGCGTACCGGGACCTGCTCACCATCCGCTCCACGGAGCCGGACTTCTCCCTCGCCACCACCGGCCAGGTGCAGTCCGCCCTGTCCTTCCCGCTCTCCGGGAAGGACGAGACGCCGGGCGTGATCACCATGCGGCTCGGGAAGCTGGTGGTCGTCCTCAACGCGGCCCCCGGCACCACGACGCAGCAGGTCGCCGAACTGGCGGGGAAGCCGTACGCACTGCACCCCGTCCAGGCCAAGGGCGCGGATTCTACTGTCAGGAAGTCCACGTATGAGAGGAATTCGGGAACCTTCACCGTACCGGGACGCACGGTGGCGGTGTTCGTCCTGAGCTGA
- a CDS encoding TetR/AcrR family transcriptional regulator, whose translation MTTGVRRRMGVEERRQQLIGVALELFSHRAPDEVSIDEIAAAAGISRPLVYHYFPGKQSLYEAALRRAADELAARFVEPREGPLGERLLRVMGRFFDFVDEHGPGFSALMRGGPAVGSSTANAMIDGVRQAACEQILAHLGVEEPSARLELVVRSWVSLAESTALIWLDGRRIPRQELEVQLVNDFVALAAVSAAYDTETADIVLRVLGQEPADGPFGQLLERLSALAPAGPAVPAQRRP comes from the coding sequence ATGACGACCGGGGTGCGGCGCAGGATGGGCGTCGAGGAGCGCAGGCAGCAGCTGATCGGTGTCGCGCTGGAGTTGTTCAGTCACCGCGCCCCCGACGAGGTGTCGATCGACGAGATCGCGGCCGCCGCGGGCATCTCGCGACCGCTGGTCTACCACTACTTCCCGGGGAAGCAGAGCCTGTACGAGGCAGCGCTGCGGCGGGCGGCCGACGAGTTGGCGGCGCGGTTCGTGGAGCCGCGCGAAGGGCCGCTCGGGGAGCGGCTGTTGCGGGTGATGGGGCGGTTCTTCGACTTCGTCGACGAGCACGGCCCGGGGTTCTCGGCGCTGATGCGGGGCGGGCCCGCGGTGGGTTCCTCGACGGCGAACGCGATGATCGACGGGGTGCGGCAGGCCGCGTGCGAGCAGATCCTGGCCCACCTCGGGGTCGAGGAGCCGTCGGCGCGGCTGGAGTTGGTCGTGCGGTCGTGGGTGTCGCTGGCCGAGTCGACGGCGCTGATCTGGCTGGACGGGCGGCGGATCCCGCGCCAGGAGCTGGAGGTCCAGCTGGTGAACGACTTCGTGGCGCTGGCCGCGGTGAGCGCCGCGTACGACACGGAGACGGCGGACATCGTGCTGCGGGTGCTCGGCCAGGAGCCGGCGGACGGGCCGTTCGGGCAGCTGCTGGAGCGGCTCTCCGCCCTGGCCCCCGCCGGACCGGCCGTTCCCGCACAGCGCCGCCCGTGA
- a CDS encoding NB-ARC domain-containing protein → MASNIPEETTSFVGRKAELARLEHILATHRLTTLTGSGGVGKTRLAVRAARQAAAGPGHRDGVRWADLSPLHDDGLLIATVSDAVGLSDHTLRMPIDALCEWLVDKEMLLVLDSCEHLRPACAHLLGEILTTSPGLTVLATSRQPLGLRGERTVEVQPLPVTGDALALFRDRANTAAPHLALDTPDHTAAATEICRRLEGIPLAIELAAGALGKDTVEQVAARIGTRFDVPADPSVRPPRHRTLRTAIGWSHELCTPLERLLWARLTVLRGDFDEAAAREVCAEGPLTPDGVGEALAGLVAKSVVGRDGPRHRMLDSIREYGRMWLAELGEERAAADRHAACFLGLAREAHAGWTGDDQITWYHRIADAHADLCAALDHLLAHDTPAAQEMAGRIGFFWCCCGHLPQTREYAQRALDTGPSEGPHRTRVLWVLGMTVMLQGDYPTARRLGRECTREAARDGTDEGVLAAAYLCGFIDLMTGRPEASLRQIDRVLRATGFATRLEAAYRLRCHLITVFALTSLGRLDEAARAATDLRAVCVAQDECWTRSYVDYQLALIALLRGEAETSAAHARSMLAGKHRLRDRFGIALGLDILAAAIAAQGAGARAARVYGTGQVYWHMVGHPQRGTPELAPVREACERQARAAVGDAAYQRAFERGRSDNAEVGLAAALQAELLG, encoded by the coding sequence ATGGCGAGCAACATCCCCGAGGAGACGACGAGCTTTGTCGGACGGAAAGCGGAACTTGCCAGGCTCGAACACATCCTCGCCACGCACCGGCTGACCACGCTCACCGGCAGCGGCGGCGTCGGCAAGACCAGGCTCGCGGTCCGCGCGGCCCGGCAGGCGGCGGCCGGACCCGGACACCGCGACGGCGTGCGGTGGGCCGACCTCTCACCGCTCCACGACGACGGACTGCTCATCGCGACCGTCTCCGACGCGGTCGGGCTCTCCGACCACACCCTGCGCATGCCCATCGACGCGCTGTGCGAATGGCTGGTCGACAAGGAGATGCTGCTGGTCCTCGACTCGTGCGAGCACCTGCGCCCCGCCTGCGCACACCTGCTCGGCGAGATCCTCACCACCTCGCCCGGCCTCACCGTGCTCGCCACCAGCCGGCAGCCCCTGGGACTGCGGGGCGAGCGGACCGTCGAGGTGCAGCCGCTGCCCGTCACCGGCGACGCCCTGGCCCTGTTCCGGGACCGGGCGAACACCGCGGCCCCCCACCTCGCCCTCGACACCCCCGACCACACCGCCGCGGCCACCGAGATCTGCCGCCGCCTCGAAGGCATCCCGCTCGCCATCGAACTCGCGGCGGGCGCCCTCGGCAAGGACACCGTCGAACAGGTCGCCGCCCGGATCGGCACCCGCTTCGACGTACCGGCCGACCCCTCCGTGCGACCGCCGCGCCACCGCACCCTGCGCACCGCCATCGGCTGGAGCCACGAGCTGTGCACCCCGCTGGAACGGCTGCTCTGGGCCCGGCTGACCGTGCTGCGCGGCGACTTCGACGAGGCCGCGGCCCGCGAGGTCTGCGCCGAGGGACCGCTCACCCCGGACGGGGTGGGCGAGGCGCTGGCCGGCCTGGTCGCCAAGTCCGTCGTCGGACGGGACGGCCCCCGCCACCGGATGCTCGACTCCATCCGCGAGTACGGCCGGATGTGGCTCGCCGAACTCGGCGAGGAACGGGCCGCCGCCGACCGGCACGCCGCCTGCTTCCTGGGCCTGGCCCGCGAGGCCCACGCGGGCTGGACCGGCGACGACCAGATCACCTGGTACCACCGCATCGCCGACGCGCACGCCGACCTGTGCGCCGCCCTGGACCACCTGCTCGCCCACGACACCCCGGCCGCCCAGGAGATGGCGGGCCGCATCGGCTTCTTCTGGTGCTGCTGCGGCCACCTGCCGCAGACCCGCGAATACGCGCAGCGCGCCCTGGACACCGGACCGTCCGAGGGCCCCCACCGCACCCGCGTCCTGTGGGTGCTGGGCATGACCGTCATGCTCCAGGGCGACTACCCGACCGCCCGCCGCCTGGGCCGGGAGTGCACCAGGGAGGCCGCCCGCGACGGCACCGACGAGGGCGTGCTCGCCGCCGCCTACCTGTGCGGCTTCATCGACCTGATGACCGGCCGGCCCGAGGCGAGCCTCCGCCAGATCGACCGGGTGCTGCGCGCCACCGGCTTCGCCACCCGGCTCGAGGCCGCCTACCGGCTGCGCTGTCACCTCATCACGGTCTTCGCCCTGACCAGCCTCGGCCGGCTGGACGAGGCGGCCCGGGCGGCCACCGACCTGCGCGCGGTCTGCGTGGCCCAGGACGAGTGCTGGACCCGCAGCTACGTCGACTACCAGCTCGCCCTGATCGCCCTGCTGCGCGGCGAGGCCGAGACGTCCGCCGCCCACGCCCGCTCCATGCTCGCGGGCAAGCACCGCCTCCGCGACCGCTTCGGCATCGCGCTCGGACTGGACATCCTGGCCGCGGCGATCGCCGCCCAGGGCGCGGGTGCCCGCGCCGCCCGGGTCTACGGCACGGGACAGGTCTACTGGCACATGGTCGGCCACCCGCAGCGCGGCACCCCGGAACTGGCCCCGGTGCGCGAGGCGTGCGAGCGCCAGGCCCGTGCGGCCGTCGGCGACGCCGCCTACCAGCGCGCCTTCGAGCGGGGCCGGTCGGACAACGCGGAGGTGGGACTGGCGGCCGCGCTCCAGGCCGAACTGCTCGGCTGA